Proteins encoded by one window of Candidatus Aramenus sp. CH1:
- a CDS encoding Nre family DNA repair protein: MRKIPAELCVRCKGKKLLCGLSSCPILERFRAVVNTTLRIDLESKRLDGATPPSVVVGEKGYPTVSLSFNLPPGVFGDEAKEYENPREWWGRKSINEIISYRASLVSNVIKAKVKDVWELYDKEIALTAISHTPVGSESLIEGNVEAKLRFDGYVMPRGPSVLAKDVKVVDNPKLSKAFDRLIFDDVNAQEAVRELYSSGEEVYKIINAMSLGLLGRKKNRRLVPTRWAITAVDSAIGKQLLEEVRGYESVDKVEVYYQKYLGNYFHVILYPSAYNVTWMEIWHPLSLWSSELVVSDLRENFWGEYDFMDGGYIAARTSVLKYLSKMRRSAGVIIIREITPEYFAPLGNWHIRETVRKAMENKVSTFDTVEEAIKFVQSRIRGKVNLTEVKSIRSVLAQKTIDSFFK, from the coding sequence TTGAGAAAAATACCCGCAGAGCTGTGCGTGAGGTGTAAGGGGAAAAAGCTCCTCTGTGGGTTGAGCTCCTGCCCCATTCTAGAGAGGTTTAGGGCAGTAGTAAATACTACGCTTAGAATAGACCTCGAGTCAAAAAGGCTTGACGGCGCAACTCCCCCCAGCGTCGTCGTAGGAGAGAAGGGCTATCCCACTGTTTCCCTGTCCTTTAACCTCCCGCCTGGGGTCTTTGGAGACGAGGCGAAGGAGTACGAGAATCCACGGGAGTGGTGGGGAAGAAAGTCCATAAACGAGATAATATCATACCGCGCGTCCCTTGTCTCTAACGTAATAAAGGCTAAAGTAAAGGACGTGTGGGAGCTTTACGACAAGGAGATAGCCTTAACTGCTATTTCTCATACGCCGGTGGGATCAGAGAGCTTGATAGAGGGAAATGTAGAGGCAAAGTTGCGCTTTGACGGCTACGTGATGCCAAGAGGCCCCTCAGTACTGGCCAAGGACGTCAAAGTAGTTGACAACCCCAAGCTGTCGAAAGCATTCGATAGGCTCATCTTCGACGACGTGAACGCCCAGGAGGCTGTGAGGGAACTCTACTCCTCTGGGGAAGAGGTGTACAAGATAATCAACGCTATGTCCCTAGGTCTCTTAGGCAGGAAGAAGAACAGGAGGCTGGTCCCCACTAGGTGGGCAATTACCGCCGTGGACTCCGCAATAGGGAAGCAACTCCTAGAGGAGGTAAGGGGGTATGAGTCTGTAGACAAAGTTGAGGTATACTATCAAAAGTACTTGGGCAACTACTTCCACGTCATCCTTTACCCCTCAGCATATAACGTGACGTGGATGGAGATATGGCACCCCTTGAGCCTCTGGTCCAGCGAGCTCGTGGTCTCAGACTTAAGGGAGAACTTCTGGGGGGAGTACGACTTCATGGACGGGGGGTACATTGCTGCAAGGACCTCAGTCCTGAAGTACCTAAGCAAGATGAGGAGGAGCGCAGGGGTGATCATTATCAGGGAGATAACTCCCGAGTACTTCGCCCCACTTGGAAACTGGCACATTAGGGAAACGGTAAGGAAGGCCATGGAGAACAAGGTCTCTACTTTCGACACAGTCGAGGAGGCGATAAAGTTCGTCCAGTCCAGGATAAGGGGAAAAGTTAACTTGACGGAGGTAAAGTCCATCCGCTCTGTGC